From the genome of Aspergillus fumigatus Af293 chromosome 1, whole genome shotgun sequence, one region includes:
- a CDS encoding putative ubiquitin ligase complex F-box protein GRR1 has product MPRSRQPLRFSSEVPSESSSSTSPDRTVDDDTDFFMAQANDSQSSVGVGNFREPRDQGPRNTVIPPIGRLPPELLISIFAKLSSTADLLSCMLVCRGWAANCVAILWHRPSCNNWDNLKSVTASVGKPDGLFAYSELIKRLNLSALTEDVSDGTVVPFAQCKRIERLTLTNCSKLTDKGVSDLVEGNRHLQALDVSDLRYLTDHTLYTVARNCPRLQGLNITGCIRVTDDSLIVISQNCRQIKRLKLNGVVQVTDRSILSFAENCPAILEIDLHDCKLVTNPSVTSLMTTLRSLRELRLAHCVEISDAAFLNLPESLSFDSLRILDLTACENVKDDAVERIVSAAPRLRNLVLAKCRFITDRAVQAICKLGKNLHYVHLGHCSNITDPAVIQLVKSCNRIRYIDLACCNRLTDNSVQQLATLPKLRRIGLVKCQLITDQSILALARPKVSPDPLGTSSLERVHLSYCVNLTVPGIHALLNNCPRLTHLSLTGVQAFLDPAVTQFCREAPPEFTQQQREVFCVFSGEGVNRLRDYLNRSPDPPREMTEATMYDDDEELDEDEGQVTGLMHATVINDEDYIDIGHAHG; this is encoded by the exons ATGCCCCGCTCACGGCAACCACTTCGCTTCTCAAGCGAAGTTCCCTCCGagtcctcgtcatccaccTCTCCCGATCGTACcgtcgatgatgataccGACTTCTTCATGGCCCAGGCCAACGATTCGCAGTCTTCCGTCGGCGTGGGGAACTTCCGCGAGCCACGCGATCAGGGCCCGAGAAACACAGTAATTCCTCCGATCGGACGTCTACCGCCGGAGCTCCTTATCTCCATATTTGCGAAGCTCAGCTCAACAGCGGATCTGCTGAGTTGCATGCTGGTATGCCGAGGGTGGGCTGCCAACTGCGTCGCGATACTGTGGCATCGACCGTCGTGCAATAACTGGGACAACCTGAAGAGCGTAACAGCATCCGTGGGAAAGCCGGATGGTTTATTTGCGTACTCGGAGCTTATCAAACGACTCAATCTCTCTGCGTTGACGGAAGATGTCAGCGACGGCACCGTCGTCCCCTTTGCTCAGTGCAAGCGTATTGAGCGGTTGACCTTGACGAACTGTTCGAAGCTCACGGACAAGGGTGTCTCGGACCTGGTGGAAGGCAACCGACATTTGCAGGCTCTAGATGTCTCGGATTTACGATACCTTACGGACCACACTCTATATACGGTTGCCAGGAACTGCCCCCGGCTTCAAGGACTCAACATCACGGGTTGTATCAGAGTGACGGACGACTCACTCATTGTCATCTCGCAGAACTGCCGACAAATCAAAAGA CTGAAACTTAACGGGGTCGTCCAAGTAACGGACAGGTCAATCCTATCCTTTGCCGAAAACTGTCCTGCTATCCTTGAAATCGACCTGCACGACTGCAAACTTGTCACAAACCCGTCGGTGACCTCGCTCATGACGACACTACGAAGCCTTCGTGAACTGCGGCTGGCCCACTGCGTCGAGATCAGTGATGCGGCATTTCTAAATCTTCCCGAGTCGCTCTCCTTTGATAGTCTCCGCATCCTGGACCTGACCGCATGTGAGAACGTTaaagatgatgctgtcgaGCGCATCGTCAGCGCGGCGCCTCGCTTGCGAAACCTTGTCTTGGCCAAGTGTAGGTTCATCACGGACCGCGCTGTGCAGGCCATCTGCAAGCTCGGAAAGAATCTCCATTACGTCCATCTGGGCCACTGCTCCAATATCACCGATCCGGCGGTAATACAGCTGGTGAAGTCTTGCAACCGGATCAGATACATCGACTTGGCTTGCTGCAACCGTTTAACAGATAACAGCGTTCAGCAGCTGGCGACTCTGCCTAAACTTCGACGCATCGGCTTGGTCAAGTGTCAGCTGATTACAGATCAGAGTATTCTGGCTCTGGCGCGGCCCAAGGTGTCCCCTGATCCTCTTGGTACGAGTAGCCTGGAGCGAGTGCACCTCAGTTACTGCGTCAACTTGACAGTGCCA GGAATACATGCTCTGCTAAACAATTGCCCTCGGCTCACACATCTCAGTCTCACCGGGGTGCAGGCTTTCTTGGATCCGGCTGTCACCCAGTTCTGCCGCGAAGCACCTCCGGAGTTTACTCAACAACAGCGAGAAGTGTTTTGTGTCTTTAGCGGTGAAGGCGTCAATCGACTTCGGGACTACTTGAATCGCAGTCCTGACCCCCCCCGTGAAATGACCGAAGCTACAAtgtatgatgatgacgaagagttggatgaggacgaaggtCAAGTGACTGGCCTGATGCACGCGACAGTCATAAACGACGAAGACTATATCGATATCGGACATGCTCACGGTTGA
- a CDS encoding putative AMP-binding domain protein, with product MSSVKARLSGLLGHLASPEVKDPAPQHRINYHTLSPTFFLPRAAAIEPDAEAIYHVTANKQVLRRTYIETADRARGLAYYLKKHGFKRVGILCPNTPAFLESIFGIAAAGAVNIAVNYRLKEDDIAYIFTHSDADVIIVDKEYLPLLQAYRAAKPEIPVIVDTDTDSTEGQLSGPFDEAVLLGLKYDADTGAKGWDGLESQAASEDDVIALAYTSGTTARPKGVEFTHRGCYLAALANVIESGLNSQQGRCRYLWTLPMFHAMGWTFPWAVTAVRGTHYCLRKIDYPEIWRLLKQEHITHFNAAPTVNTLLCAANEAERLPRPVQVTVAASPPTPHLFEQMTNLNLHPVHVYGMTETYGPITKGYYMPQWDQLPAEEKYKKMARQGHGFVTSLPVRVIKTDVPEGTIIDVQRDGKEIGEIAFVGNICSRGYYKDPEATRKLFAGGVLHSGDLAVWHPDGAVQILDRAKDIIISGGENISSVALESMLVTHPDILEAGVVAVPDAHWGERPKAFVTVKQGKQIDGQEVIAWAKNNSAISKFMVPREVEVVAELPKTSTGKVRKNVLREWAKRGSRT from the exons ATGTCATCTGTCAAGGCTCGCCTGTCGGGTCTACTGGGCCATCTTGCATCCCCCGAAGTCAAGGACCCTGCTCCGCAACATCGCATCAACTATCATACACTCTCGCCCACATTCTTCTTGCCTCGTGCTGCGGCAATCGAACCTGAT GCTGAAGCTATCTACCATGTCACTGCAAACAAGCAGGTTCTGCGGAGAACATATATAGAGACTGCAGATCGGGCTAGGGGTCTTGCATACTATCTCAAGAAGCATGGGTTCAAGCGAGTTGGCATTCTGTGTCCAAACACCCCGGCCTTCCTGGAGTCTATCTTTGGGatagctgctgctggagcagTGAACATTG CCGTTAATTACCGactcaaggaagatgatatcGCATATATCTTCACGCACTCGGACGCCGATGTCATCATTGTGGACAAGGAATATCTCCCACTGTTGCAAGCATATCGAGCGGCAAAGCCAGAAATCCCCGTCATAGTCGACACGGACACAGATTCTACAGAAGGCCAACTCTCCGGTCCTTTTGACGAGGCTGTTTTATTAGGTCTCAAGTATGACGCTGACACAGGCGCAAAGGGCTGGGATGGGCTGGAAAGCCAGGCTGCTTCCGAAGACGATGTCATTGCGCTTGCTTATACCAGTGGCACAACAGCCCGCCCCAAAGGCGTCGAGTTTACTCACCGTGGCTGCTACCTAGCTGCCCTGGCCAACGTGATCGAGTCTGGCCTGAATTCTCAACAAGGCCGCTGCCGTTATCTATGGACTTTACCTATGTTTCATGCAATGG GCTGGACATTTCCCTGGGCAGTGACCGCCGTCCGTGGCACCCATTACTGCCTGCGAAAGATCGACTATCCGGAGATTTGGAGATTGCTGAAGCAAGAGCACATCACCCATTTCAACGCGGCTCCAACGGTGAACACCTTGCTGTGTGCTGCCAACGAGGCCGAGCGACTTCCGCGGCCGGTCCAAGTCACTGTGGCGGCCAGCCCACCCACCCCACATCTCTTTGAGCAGATGACCAACCTGAACTTGCACCCAGTGCATGTGTACGGAATGACGGAGACATATGGACCGATTACCAAGGGGTACTACATGCCTCAGTGGGATCAACTGCCCGCGGAAGAGAAATACAAGAAGATGGCAAGACAAGGACATGGTTTCGTGACTAGTTTGCCCGTTCGAGTCATCAAGACGGATGTCCCAGAAGGAACCATTATTGACGTCCAGCGGGATGGCAAAGAGATAGGAGAGATCGCTTTTGTTGGCAACATCTGCTCCCGAGGCTACTACAAAGACCCCGAGGCCACGCGAAAGCTCTTCGCGGGGGGCGTCTTGCACTCCGGGGATCTGGCGGTCTGGCACCCCGACGGAGCCGTCCAAATCTTGGACCGAGCAaaggacatcatcatcagcg GAGGCGAGAACATCTCATCCGTTGCTCTCGAGTCGATGCTCGTTACCCATCCCGACATCCTTGAAGCTGGTGTCGTGGCGGTCCCAGACGCACATTGGGGGGAGCGACCCAAGGCATTTGTGACTGTGAAGCAGGGGAAGCAGATCGATGGACAAGAAGTGATCGCGTGGGCCAAGAATAACAGTGCGATCAGCAAGTTCATGGTCCCTCGGGAGGTGGAAGTGGTGGCGGAGCTTCCCAAGACGAGTACGGGGAAGGTCAGGAAGAATGTCCTTCGAGAATGGGCGAAAAGGGGAAGTCGGACATGA
- a CDS encoding J domain-containing protein encodes MLSTPDIDPYAVLGVQKDATLAEIKSAHRKLVLKCHPDKVKDESQRSKAQEEFQQVQQAYELLSDETKRTKYDQKVRLAELRREMMAREGSSGGSYPYSSPRGSGTSREYRDGRYYEERKPADAAFFEDDYRYTEEPRPMSRKYDEFERRRPRTKPTEEKKKSKAVPLDHLRTGKDTARESVKSTHTSRAKYRTKERRREAYEKLERAGPYYDSEDDYSDASTSSASSIYVKVKVKRPSESRRSRDSTSRKTKSTDSSRRSERARYDDDDDYSDEWDSKHEKLHTTAQDYILRSKAAPVESDRRRRSSRSPVRHHGYESAEPEPSTSRRPVRSSRSSREDVRPAASRNGSYEHLESQSRSYETKRPSMPTAATSPSIKVSSSTVRPSLQSSRSASSAQSQSRSRREPPSRVEQVLLNMVRSSVKPRGVERYDSGYSSPGTPEMASGDSPTKTSTRYKIKEQDATVVEPVMPPAPTSSSRHTRAYSPPRAERPSTSTRSAPKPVRSSTTYAYPSEPSSRHESTRPSASRQSSSRLFGEVEYSAQFKEKDIKYVREIRPEHIVYTRDAYPRQHYDEYRQPPAPRRQSTYA; translated from the coding sequence ATGTTATCGACACCAGATATCGATCCATATGCTGTCCTCGGAGTTCAGAAGGATGCGACCCTCGCTGAGATCAAGTCCGCCCATCGGAAGCTGGTTCTCAAGTGCCACCCGGACAAGGTGAAGGATGAGTCTCAACGCAGCAAAGCTCAAGAAGAGTTTCAGCAAGTACAGCAGGCCTACGAGCTTCTTTCCGACGAGACCAAGAGAACCAAATATGATCAAAAGGTTCGTCTGGCCGAACTCCGGCGCGAAATGATGGCGCGCGAAGGCTCCTCTGGCGGCTCATATCCATATTCGTCGCCGCGCGGTAGTGGTACCTCCCGGGAGTATCGCGATGGGCGATACTACGAAGAGAGAAAGCCAGCCGATGCGGCTTTCTTTGAAGATGATTATAGGTACACCGAGGAGCCGCGCCCAATGTCCCGGAAGTACGACGAGTTCGAACGGCGACGACCCCGGACGAAGCCgaccgaggagaagaagaagtccaAGGCGGTTCCCCTCGATCATCTTCGCACGGGGAAAGATACGGCTCGTGAGAGTGTTAAATCGACCCACACCAGTCGGGCCAAATACCGTACCAAGGAACGGCGGCGGGAAGCTTACGAGAAGCTTGAACGGGCGGGACCGTACTACGATTCCGAAGACGACTACTCCGACGCTTCGACTTCCAGCGCGTCATCTATCTATGTGAAAGTTAAAGTCAAGCGCCCATCGGAGTCGAGAAGGAGTCGCGACTCGACCTCGAGAAAGACCAAATCGACTGATTCAAGCCGTCGCTCTGAGCGTGCACGGtacgatgacgacgatgactATTCAGATGAATGGGACTCCAAGCACGAGAAATTACACACAACCGCACAGGATTATATTCTTCGCTCCAAAGCTGCTCCTGTCGAGAGCGATCGGAGACGTCGGTCGTCTCGCTCACCCGTCCGCCACCATGGCTACGAGTCTGCGGAACCCGAGCCATCAACGTCTCGGCGTCCCGTCCGCTCCAGCCGTTCGAGCCGGGAAGATGTCCGCCCTGCAGCATCCCGCAACGGATCCTACGAACATCTGGAGTCTCAGTCCCGCAGCTACGAGACTAAGAGACCCAGTATGCCAACGGCTGCCACTTCTCCGAGTATCAAGGTATCCTCTAGCACCGTCCGGCCGTCTCTCCAATCTTCGCGATCTGCATCGAGTGCACAATCTCAGTCTCGTTCGAGACGAGAGCCTCCTAGTCGGGTAGAACAAGTTCTCCTGAACATGGTTCGATCATCGGTCAAGCCAAGGGGCGTGGAGAGATATGATTCGGGCTATTCGAGCCCCGGTACTCCAGAAATGGCATCGGGGGATAGCCCGACCAAGACCTCCACGCGCTACAAGATCAAAGAGCAAGACGCGACGGTGGTCGAACCGGTCATGCCGCCGGCACCCACCAGCTCGTCGAGACACACAAGAGCGTATTCACCGCCACGCGCAGAACGCCCTTCCACCTCAACTCGATCCGCACCGAAAccggtacggagtagcacCACCTATGCCTATCCTTCTGAACCGTCGTCTCGTCACGAAAGCACCCGTCCAAGTGCGTCTAGACAGTCCTCATCAAGACTCTTCGGCGAAGTCGAATATAGCGCGCAATTTAAGGAGAAGGACATCAAGTATGTCCGCGAGATCAGGCCCGAGCACATTGTCTACACCCGAGATGCCTATCCTCGCCAGCACTACGACGAATATCGTCAGCCACCGGCGCCACGGCGCCAGTCCACCTATGCTTGA
- a CDS encoding metallophosphatase domain-containing protein, which yields MRLQKTRFVCVSDTHGYAPSEAGFKLPAGDVLIHAGDLTNQGSLSELRKTIEWISKADYEVKIIVCGNHDITLDPSFYAKYGSTFHNQRLENSEQCMEVVRAGSPSVVFLQHQSALVRLTRADGPKTIFKVFGSPYSQFTGTWAFGYESADAGALWGQIPLDADIVITHTPPHSHCDSLSTGESVGCIALRQVLSKVRPLLAVCGHVHEARGYERVKWASPSSTNAGPEQTEHQVVRDVLPPRESKKQNLVDLTGKKGERLDNDGYSVQANPNLRTASFTPSQNALLLPSIAASTSIMMPDSPQQSPNAPFSPCSSLIEDTGRGEIHPRRKETCIANAAIVASKWPHQGGKKFHPPIVVDLELPIWSELE from the exons ATGAGGCTTCAAAAGACACGCTTTGTTTGCGTGTCTGACACGCACGGCTACGCGCCATCAGAAGCAGGGTTCAAGCTACCAGCAGGCGATGTTCTAATTCATGCGGGAGATCTTACAAACCAAGGCAGTCTAAGTGAGTTGCGCAAAACGATCGAATGGATTTCCAAGGCCGACTATGAGGTCAAGATAATTGTCTGCG GCAATCATGATATCACGTTAGACCCAAGCTTTTATGCTAAATACGGATCGACCTTCCATAATCAGCGTCTAGAAAACTCTGAGCAATGCATGGAAGTTGTGCGGGCAGGTTCACCCTCGGTAGTATTTCTTCAGCATCAGTCAGCACTAGTCCGCTTGACCCGGGCCGACGGCCCCAAGACCATATTTAAAGTCTTTGGCTCGCCCTACTCCCAGTTCACGGGGACTTGGGCATTCGGATACGAGTCGGCCGACGCTGGTGCGCTCTGGGGGCAGATTCCATTGGACGCCGACATCGTCATCACGCACACGCCGCCTCATTCTCACTGTGACAGCCTGAGCACTGGCGAGTCCGTCGGGTGCATTGCCCTGCGTCAGGTATTGAGCAAGGTGAGACCGCTGCTTGCCGTTTGCGGTCATGTACATGAGGCGCGGGGCTATGAGAGGGTCAAATGGGCTTCACCATCGTCAACCAACGCCGGACCGGAACAAACCGAGCATCAGGTTGTGCGAGATGTCTTGCCTCCTCGAGAAAGCAAGAAGCAGAACCTAGTTGACCTAACGGGCAAAAAGGGCGAGCGTCTAGACAATGATGGTTACTCTGTCCAGGCGAATCCAAATTTGCGGACGGCATCATTCACACCCTCGCAGAATGCCCTACTGTTGCCCTCGATCGCAGCCTCAACATCCATCATGATGCCCGACAGTCCGCAGCAGAGTCCAAATGCGCCTTTTTCGCCCTGTTCTAGTTTGATCGAGGACACTGGCCGTGGCGAAATCCATCCACGAAGAAAGGAAACGTGTATTGCCAACGCCGCTATCGTTGCAAGCAAATGGCCGCATCAAGGAGGCAAAAAGTTCCATCCTCCAATTGTAGTTGACCTGGAGCTGCCCATTTGGTCAGAGCTTGAGTAG
- a CDS encoding M28 family metallopeptidase gives MARPSLSPSNPLGFTPWPVTVITAVVYLALVVPLLVVHHVVPSAPSSSPKGLNLTEAWADLQELTHGFHPYNSHRNDEVHEWLLKRILELIDSAPPASEYGSVGEEKPDIVVFDDTQSNLTFSGRGSGLGVYFESTNIMVYIRGWEEDRERWWEDPHGRPAGKGGVLVNAHYDSVSTGYGATDDGVGVVSCLQLIKYFTTPGHVPRRGLVLLFNNGEEDFLNGARVYSQHPISQLPHTFLNLEGAGAGGRATLFRSSDAEVTKPYMRAPHPFGSVLSANGFEAGLISSQTDYVVFEGDLGLRGLDVAFMEPRARYHTDEDDARHTSLASVWHMLSAAVATTEGLVSDASSRFEGLPREDGRIASGSGPKGVWFDLFGSAFVVFELHTLFALSVTLLVVAPLVLLVTSIALARADKMYLFRSSASPEDSDGSEVVPLHGVRGFFRFPFLLVIPTAVTVGLAYLVTKFNPYIIHSSEYAVWSMMISAWVFLAWFVSRVADFARPSAFHRVYTLTWLFLVEWVFLVISTVYENQYGLAGGYFVLFVFAGTFLATWISYLELFALPRKSDYATQLALPSRRTSSHGSRLGTASGEDVEDGEDEDDDGTTAEATETTSLLRGQRTTFANYVRVTGDYLRDDDEEPRQPNLYGHEQAWSIHLPKWVWVLQFLLTAPLVLIFVGPLALLLTSALRQTGQDGSPSLFIYIAVAALTTLLFIPLLPFIHRYTHHIPLFLLCVFAGTLIYNLVAFPFSPANRLKLFFIQEVDLDTGVNHASLSGAYPFVHDVARRLPSTAGQNITCDLAMLRPKCSWHGIPPQVVQPAAASKMEDWLSYNITKSDSEPKAQLSISGRNTRACKVVFDRPVLDFQVADSAYDPRFPHVSPDGTKEIRLWSREWGHTWTVDVEWAADAEETDEKGPGLSGRVVCLWSDGNSAGVIPALDEVRRYAPVWAGVSKLSDGLVEGSRRFEV, from the coding sequence ATGGCACGCCCTTCGCTTTCGCCATCCAATCCCCTCGGATTCACGCCATGGCCCGTCACTGTTATCACGGCGGTCGTGTATCTTGCACTGGTGGTACCGTTACTTGTCGTACACCATGTCGTACCTTCGGCTCCTAGCTCGAGCCCGAAGGGACTGAATCTCACCGAAGCCTGGGCTGACCTGCAGGAGCTCACGCACGGGTTCCACCCGTACAACTCTCACCGTAACGATGAGGTGCACGAGTGGCTTCTGAAACGGATCCTCGAGCTTATCGACAGCGCACCACCCGCGAGCGAGTATGGATCTGTTGGCGAGGAGAAGCCAGACATCGTTGTCTTTGACGATACGCAGTCGAACCTTACTTTCTCCGGCCGCGGCTCGGGCCTCGGGGTGTATTTCGAGAGTACCAATATCATGGTGTATATCCGGGGCTGGGAAGAGGACAGGGAGCGCTGGTGGGAAGACCCACACGGCCGGCCGGCGGGCAAGGGCGGCGTCCTGGTGAACGCACACTACGACAGCGTGTCGACGGGATACGGGGCCACCGACGACGGGGTGGGTGTGGTCTCATGCCTCCAGCTGATCAAGTACTTCACCACGCCGGGGCATGTCCCGCGGCGCGGGCTGGTGCTGCTCTTCAACAACGGAGAGGAGGATTTTTTGAACGGCGCGCGCGTGTACAGCCAGCACCCCATCTCGCAGCTGCCGCATACGTTTCTGAACCTCGAGGGAGCGGGCGCGGGTGGGCGGGCGACGCTGTTCCGCAGCTCGGACGCGGAGGTCACGAAACCGTACATGCGAGCCCCTCATCCGTTTGGGTCCGTGTTAAGCGCGAACGGGTTCGAGGCGGGCCTGATCAGCAGCCAGACGGATTATGTGGTTTTTGAAGGCGATCtgggcctgcgcggcctggaCGTCGCGTTCATGGAGCCCCGCGCTCGGTACCATacggacgaggacgatgcgcGGCATACGAGCTTGGCTTCCGTGTGGCATATGCTGTCTGCTGCGGTTGCCACGACGGAGGGACTGGTCTCGGATGCCAGCAGCCGGTTTGAAGGGCTGCCGCGCGAGGATGGTCGGATTGCCAGTGGGTCTGGACCGAAGGGTGTGTGGTTCGATCTGTTCGGGAGCGCCTTTGTTGTCTTCGAGCTCCACACGCTGTTTGCGCTGTCGGTGACGCTGCTGGTCGTGGCGCCGCTCGTTCTGCTGGTGACGAGCATCGCGCTGGCTCGCGCGGACAAGATGTATCTGTTCCGATCGTCGGCATCGCCGGAGGACAGCGACGGCAGCGAGGTGGTGCCCTTGCACGGTGTTCGGGGCTTCTTTCGGTTTCCCTTTCTGCTGGTGATACCCACGGCGGTGACGGTGGGTCTGGCGTACCTGGTCACCAAGTTCAACCCGTATATCATCCACAGCAGCGAGTATGCGGTCTGGAGTATGATGATATCCGCCTGGGTCTTTCTGGCGTGGTTCGTCTCGCGCGTGGCGGACTTTGCGCGGCCATCGGCGTTCCATCGCGTGTACACGTTGACCTGGCTGTTTCTTGTGGAGTGGGTGTTTCTGGTCATTTCCACGGTCTACGAGAACCAGTACGGTCTGGCCGGGGGCTATTTTGTGCTTTTTGTATTTGCGGGCACGTTCCTTGCGACTTGGATCTCGTATCTGGAGCTGTTTGCTCTACCACGCAAGTCCGACTATGCGACGCAGCTTGCGCTGCCCTCCCGGCGGACCAGTAGCCACGGCAGCCGGCTGGGCACGGCCTCGGGCGAGGATGTCGAAGacggcgaggacgaggatgacgacggcACCACGGCGGAGGCGACGGAGACAACCTCTTTGCTGCGCGGACAGCGCACCACCTTTGCCAACTACGTCCGGGTGACGGGTGACTACCTGcgcgatgacgacgaggagcCGCGCCAGCCCAACCTCTACGGCCACGAGCAGGCCTGGAGCATCCACCTGCCGAAATGGGTTTGGGTGCTGCAGTTTCTTCTGACGGCGCCGCTCGTTCTGATCTTCGTGGGACCTCTCGCGCTGCTGCTTACCTCCGCCCTGCGCCAGACCGGCCAGGACGGCAGCCCCTCGCTCTTTATCTACATTGCCGTTGCCGCGCTCACGACACTGCTCTTCATCCCGCTTCTCCCGTTCATCCACCGGTACACGCACCACATCCCGCTTTTCCTGCTGTGCGTCTTCGCCGGCACCCTGATCTACAACCTCGTTGccttccccttctcccccgcGAACCGGCTCaagctcttcttcatccaggagGTCGATCTCGACACAGGCGTCAACCACGCCTCCCTAAGCGGCGCCTACCCCTTCGTCCATGACGTCGCCCGCCGCCTCCCCAGCACCGCCGGCCAGAATATCACCTGCGATCTGGCCATGCTCCGACCAAAGTGTTCCTGGCATGGGATTCCCCCGCAGGTAGTCCAGCCTGCCGCCGCATCAAAGATGGAAGACTGGCTCTCGTACAACATCACCAAATCCGACAGCGAGCCAAAAGCCCAGCTCAGCATCTCCGGCCGCAACACCCGGGCCTGCAAAGTCGTCTTCGACCGACCTGTCCTGGATTTCCAGGTCGCGGACTCGGCGTATGACCCGCGCTTCCCGCATGTTTCTCCGGATGGCACGAAGGAGATTCGACTCTGGAGCCGAGAGTGGGGGCATACCTGGACTGTAGACGTTGAGTGGGCTGCCGACGCCGAGGAAACCGACGAGAAAGGGCCCGGGCTGAGTGGACGGGTAGTCTGCCTCTGGAGCGATGGGAATTCGGCGGGGGTGATTCCCGCGCTGGACGAGGTGAGACGGTATGCTCCTGTCTGGGCCGGGGTGAGTAAATTGTCCGATGGGCTTGTGGAGGGGAGTCGACGTTTCGAGGTATGA
- the nut2 gene encoding mediator complex subunit NUT2 produces MAPVTLSTVDDDLKEVIQHLFEIQSAVHGYLGPETQTELVRKIKNLTLALSTLSTHTKPQPPSQDDEQKGSANDPLLRDIQLPPEIIDYVDAARNPDIYTREFVELVQRGNQDLKGKKEAFASFRDVLAREMRSAMPECRGEVERVLAATGGARADTEQ; encoded by the exons ATGGCCCCAGTCACATTAAGCACCGTGGATG ACGACCTCAAGGAGGTAATCCAACACCTCTTCGAGATCCAATCCGCCGTCCACGGCTACCTAGGCCCAGAGACTCAGACCGAGCTCGTCAGGAAAAT CAAAAACCTCACCCTCGCACTCTCCACCCTCTCCACACACACCAAACCGCAGCCCCCGTCGCAGGACGACGAGCAGAAGGGGAGTGCAAACGACCCCCTCCTCCGCGACATCCAATTGCCCCCCGAGATCATCGACTATGTGGACGCAGCGCGCAACCCGGACATCTACACGCGGGAGTTCGTGGAGCTGGTGCAGCGCGGGAACCAGGATctgaagggcaagaaggaggCGTTTGCGAGTTTCCGGGATGTGCTTGCTAGGGAGATGAGGAGTGCGATGCCGGAGTGTCGGGGGGAGGTGGAGAGGGTGCTTGCTGCAACGGGGGGAGCCAGGGCTGATACTGAGCAGTAA
- a CDS encoding 60S ribosomal protein uL13, which produces MSSTEPVVVIDGKGHLLGRLASTVAKQLLNGQKIVVVRCEALNISGEFFRAKLKYHAYLRKMTRYNPTRGGPFHFRAPSRIFYKAVRGMIPHKTPRGAAALERLKVFEGVPPPYDKKKRVVVPQALRVLRLRPGRKYCTVGRLSHEVGWKYQDVVARLEEQRKVKSSAYYERKKAARRQLVQAQKSASIDEKTKSQLAEYGY; this is translated from the exons atgTCCTCCACCGAGCCAGTC GTCGTCATTGACGGCAAGGGACACCTTCTTGGTCGCCTGGCCAGCACTGTTGCTAAGCAGCTGCTTAACGGCCAGAAGATCGTCGTTGTGAGATGTGAAGCCCTCAACATCTCCGGCGAGTTCTTCCGTGCGAAGC TGAAGTACCACGCCTACCTTCGCAAGATGACTCGTTACAACCCCACTCGTGGTGGTCCCTTCCACTTCCGTGCCCCCTCCCGCATCTTCTACAAGGCCGTCCGCGGAATGATCCCCCACAAGACCCCTCgtggtgctgctgctctggAGAGACTCAAGGTCTTCGAGGGTGTTCCTCCCCCCTAcgacaagaagaagcgcgtCGTCGTTCCCCAGGCTCTGCGTGTTCTCAGACTCCGCCCCGGCCGCAAGTACTGCACCGTTGGTAGACTCAGCCACGAGGTTGGCTGGAAGTACCAGGACGTTGTTGCCAG ACTTGAGGAGCAGAGAAAGGTTAAGAGCAGTGCATACTAcgagcgcaagaaggccgctCGCCGCCAGCTCGTCCAGGCCCAGAAGTCGGCGAGCATTgacgagaagaccaagagcCAGCTTGCTGAGTACGGATATTAG